The following proteins are encoded in a genomic region of Mahella australiensis 50-1 BON:
- a CDS encoding distal tail protein Dit: MGFIYNGISSQSMKIRARLTKWQVSPALRNSFETVPGKAGIADFGCDISERNIIISCSVLPQRSFADLVSVLDNVAEWLNPENGLRQLVLDDLPDRYFMARLSEAVDCERILRTAGSFELRFVCPDPYVYALEDEIFVLSETGLHELERVKGNADSNPVYLLKGLISTSSSSYISLITNGEELLIVGSLSEGETLIVDSGMVTAKVIDETGRTLRNGLPSLQDLNFPILRKGVNHIEIAAENATFTELKIQAKSRWR; this comes from the coding sequence ATGGGATTTATCTACAATGGAATATCGTCGCAAAGTATGAAAATACGAGCAAGACTTACCAAATGGCAGGTCTCCCCTGCCCTGCGCAATTCATTTGAAACTGTGCCGGGCAAAGCAGGTATTGCAGATTTTGGCTGCGACATATCAGAACGAAACATAATAATTAGCTGTAGTGTGCTTCCCCAGCGCAGTTTTGCCGATCTTGTATCGGTTCTTGATAATGTTGCTGAATGGTTAAATCCGGAAAACGGTCTTAGACAACTTGTTCTAGATGATTTGCCCGACCGATATTTCATGGCTCGCTTATCAGAAGCGGTTGACTGTGAGCGGATATTGCGGACAGCGGGCAGCTTTGAACTTCGGTTTGTTTGTCCCGACCCGTATGTTTACGCGTTGGAAGATGAGATATTTGTTCTTTCTGAAACAGGTCTGCATGAATTGGAGAGGGTTAAAGGAAATGCGGATTCCAATCCGGTTTATCTCTTGAAGGGTTTGATATCAACGTCCTCATCAAGCTATATTTCGCTTATTACAAACGGCGAGGAATTGCTAATTGTTGGCTCATTATCTGAAGGTGAAACTCTGATTGTCGACTCCGGCATGGTAACAGCTAAGGTTATTGATGAAACAGGCCGAACCTTGAGAAATGGTCTTCCCAGCCTGCAGGATCTGAATTTTCCAATTCTCAGGAAAGGTGTTAATCATATTGAGATTGCCGCAGAAAACGCGACCTTTACTGAGTTAAAAATACAGGCAAAAAGCAGATGGAGGTGA
- a CDS encoding phage tail protein yields MADNFGLKIGIEGEKEFKNAIREINQSFKVLGSEMNLVVSQFDKQDKSVEAVTARNKVLNKEIELQKEKIATLEKALANAASSFGETDRRTQSWQIQLNNAKAELNKMERELEQSAESADELGDELKESGDNAEKSSSKFEKLGSVLKGVGAAMGAAATAAGAAAIKLGKEVVEQFGELEQNLGGSEAVFGEYAARIQKTGEEAYKNLGLSQSEYLATANKMGALFQGAGVDQQKSLELTEKAMQRAADMASVMGIDMQTAMESIAGAAKGNFTMMDNLGVAMNATTIEAYALAKGLDFAWNSATNAEKAEIAMQMFFEKTEQYAGNFARESTQTISGSIGLLQASLSSFIAGLGNANADMTNLTQNLVDAFQAVVKNIVPVLENIVAALPEATGAIISAVKDLLPVLLQTVTELFSQVLQTLLSLLPELIPAAVDAVMTIVGALIDNLPLLIDAAVQLITALVMGLGEALPELIPAAVQAVITIVQGLLDNMDKILEAAFTLIQGLAQGLLNALPELIEALPRIITTIIDFVTNNMPKIIELGITLIVQLAAGLVKAIPELVKSLPQIVAAIIEGLGKAVVSVVEIGKNIVKGIWEGIKSLGSWIKDKVSGFFSGIVDGVKNFLGIRSPSTVFEGIGGNMALGIGEGFDKAMARVADNMQNAVPTDFNISPDINVSGRGGFSGLASGPLVVVQQMIVRGEEDIRRISQELYNLMQTGSRAQGRFITA; encoded by the coding sequence GTGGCAGACAATTTTGGCCTGAAGATCGGGATTGAAGGCGAAAAGGAATTTAAAAACGCCATTCGTGAGATCAATCAAAGTTTTAAGGTACTGGGTAGCGAAATGAACCTGGTCGTATCTCAGTTCGACAAGCAGGATAAGTCAGTTGAAGCTGTTACTGCAAGAAACAAGGTGCTTAACAAAGAGATCGAATTGCAGAAAGAAAAAATAGCTACTTTGGAGAAAGCCCTTGCCAATGCCGCCTCATCTTTCGGAGAAACCGACAGACGTACTCAGTCGTGGCAAATACAGCTTAATAATGCAAAAGCCGAACTGAACAAAATGGAGCGCGAGCTCGAACAGTCTGCTGAAAGTGCAGACGAGCTTGGGGACGAATTGAAGGAAAGTGGAGACAATGCCGAAAAATCCAGCTCGAAATTTGAGAAGCTGGGCAGCGTTCTTAAAGGTGTTGGCGCGGCTATGGGTGCTGCAGCGACCGCAGCGGGCGCGGCTGCCATCAAGCTGGGAAAAGAGGTCGTGGAGCAGTTTGGTGAGCTTGAGCAGAACCTTGGCGGTTCTGAAGCTGTGTTTGGCGAATATGCTGCACGTATCCAAAAAACGGGAGAAGAAGCCTACAAGAATCTGGGCTTGTCCCAATCCGAGTACCTTGCCACCGCCAACAAAATGGGCGCACTGTTTCAGGGTGCTGGTGTCGATCAGCAAAAAAGTCTGGAACTTACCGAGAAGGCCATGCAACGGGCGGCAGATATGGCTTCGGTTATGGGCATTGACATGCAGACTGCCATGGAATCCATCGCTGGCGCAGCCAAGGGTAACTTCACCATGATGGATAATCTGGGTGTCGCCATGAACGCCACTACCATCGAAGCTTATGCTCTTGCAAAAGGGCTGGATTTTGCCTGGAATAGCGCAACCAATGCCGAAAAGGCCGAGATCGCCATGCAGATGTTTTTTGAAAAAACCGAACAGTATGCTGGAAACTTCGCAAGAGAGTCTACCCAGACCATCAGCGGTTCCATTGGTCTTTTACAAGCCTCTCTAAGTTCGTTTATAGCAGGACTTGGCAATGCGAACGCTGATATGACGAACCTAACACAAAATCTTGTGGATGCCTTTCAGGCTGTAGTTAAAAATATTGTACCGGTTTTGGAAAATATAGTGGCTGCTCTGCCGGAGGCAACCGGTGCGATTATCTCAGCAGTCAAAGATCTGCTTCCCGTGCTGTTGCAAACTGTAACTGAATTGTTCTCTCAGGTGCTTCAAACTCTCTTGAGCCTGCTGCCGGAGCTGATTCCAGCAGCAGTAGATGCGGTCATGACCATTGTCGGAGCACTCATTGATAACCTGCCTTTACTCATTGATGCAGCGGTACAGCTAATCACAGCGTTGGTAATGGGGCTTGGAGAAGCATTACCGGAGCTAATTCCAGCAGCGGTTCAAGCAGTGATCACCATTGTGCAAGGGCTGCTGGATAATATGGACAAAATCCTTGAAGCTGCTTTTACATTGATTCAGGGACTGGCGCAGGGACTTTTAAATGCATTGCCAGAACTAATTGAAGCACTGCCGAGGATAATTACAACAATCATTGACTTTGTGACGAACAATATGCCGAAGATCATAGAATTGGGAATTACGCTTATCGTACAGCTTGCTGCCGGGCTTGTGAAAGCCATTCCAGAACTAGTAAAGTCTTTACCTCAGATTGTTGCGGCTATTATAGAAGGTTTGGGCAAGGCGGTTGTTTCAGTGGTTGAGATTGGTAAGAACATTGTAAAAGGCATCTGGGAAGGTATTAAAAGCCTTGGTAGCTGGATTAAGGATAAGGTTTCCGGTTTCTTTTCCGGTATTGTTGATGGAGTAAAGAATTTTCTTGGAATCAGATCTCCGTCCACTGTTTTTGAAGGTATTGGCGGCAATATGGCACTGGGTATTGGTGAGGGATTTGACAAGGCTATGGCCAGAGTGGCAGACAATATGCAAAATGCAGTGCCGACAGATTTTAATATATCTCCTGATATTAATGTAAGTGGAAGAGGTGGATTTAGCGGTTTAGCTTCTGGGCCGCTTGTTGTGGTGCAGCAGATGATTGTTCGTGGTGAAGAAGACATACGTAGGATTTCACAGGAGTTATATAACCTGATGCAGACAGGTTCAAGGGCGCAGGGACGTTTTATAACAGCGTAA